Below is a window of Poecile atricapillus isolate bPoeAtr1 chromosome 2, bPoeAtr1.hap1, whole genome shotgun sequence DNA.
AAGCTGTAAGACGGTACCTTAAATTAACACTTGAATCCAACATCATGGTTTCTCCTCTTCCCCGTGACAGACACTTCAAACCCTCCACAGGAAGCACCTCAGAACTGAGGTGGTTTTGTGCCAGGGTTCACTGTCCTTATATTAAACCTAATATTAAACAACAACACAGCAGCTGAATTAATTCTgacaatgaaaggaaaagaagaagccacaagagagaaataaaattagtcCCAACTTCTGATATTGTGGCTGTGTTAGCGGTTCCCATCTGTCTGCACCACTGGTTGACAAAATCAACGTTATTAGGCACGAAGGTTCCTAGACAGTGGCAAAAATACAAGAACATCTCCATCGAGTTCCGGAACTAGGCGGGCAAAAGGGTGAAGAAGGGTAAGGACTTATACAAAACTAAAGTATGAAGTTCATCTCTTTCCAAAATGTTAGTTCCAACAACTGAGTAATACCTGTTATACATCCCTTTTGGGCCTACACTGGGAAATCCATTATGAACTAACTCTGCCTGTAAGGAGCTTCTGCTACAAGAGCATCAGTAAAGCAGCAaaggggatggaggaggagaCTGCTAAAACCTGAGGTACACCCAGGCATAAAAGAACTACAAGAGCATTCAGCCACCAGCAAaaggaattcctgctggaaaagTATATTAGAAACAGCAGGGGGGAAAACTGGTAAACAACTTGGTTggttaacaaaaaataaaaaggaactGTACTCTTTTAAACactaactttatttttcttttttctgtattaaCCTTTACTTGAAAAAAGCAGGCAATAGAAACTCCAGCATACTAACTCAGAACACAAACTATTTGCCCCTCTGAAGACAAAGATTGGAACTGctcagttcagaaaaaaaacagaaatcaagAGCAGATACCAATGTGCAAGTAAGAAAATGGTGGcagattttatgtttttatactATCTTTcatagaaaaagaattaaaagattGCCTGAAATCAGTAAGAGGAAATTCTCTTTTGAAGATCACAGAATTTCTGAATCTCAAAGCTGCGGAGCATTACTGAGAACAAATTTGCCTCTGCATTCATGCTGAACATAAAACCTACAACAGAAAGGATGAAACAGGTATTGATTGATGTAAATCTCCACTACTGGGTGTAACTCAGACCCTGGGATTTCTAAGTCTCTCACTAGTACCTTCAATAGAGCAATCTAGGATGCACTGCTAGAAAATTATCTATTAAATGCTGATGGAGCAGAGACCTTACTGGCTGCTGTACATCTCATGGATTATATCTCTCAAGACTCCTGGCAGTGCTTAAGGCCTGGGAAAAGAAGTGGATACCTGGTTAAAGAAGTGCATTCACCGCTGCAAAACACATAATTTAACTCATTCCGAGCCTCTGCTAAACTTAACTTCTGGTATCACCTTGAAACCTGGTTATTTGCAgcaagaaaacaggaaaagagattaaaaaaaaaaaaaaaaaaaaaaaaaaaatcatctgctgCTTCAATTCCTTCCTACAAACTTCAATGGAACTATAGGAAAAATTATCTCTGCCTTCCAAAGACACTTTACAGGCTCAGATaggctgttccctctctcctcctccaaaccaaaaaaaaaaacaaaagcaggaatTGCACATTTCTATGTGTGGGTAAACAATGCAAGGACCAAGCATGGCAGCAGGAAGCGGGAGCAGTTCAGAGTCAGCAAAGCCCTCTGACCCCTTTCTCGCTGTcccaagcactggaacagcttcaGCTCAGTCACTTCTATCTCTGCAAGGGCAACAAGTGCCTGATTTAAGGACTCTTGACACATACACAGGTTAAATCTTCCAAATTTATTGCTCAATGTAGCTGGATCgacagcagtggctgcaggacaCTGATGCAGAGGTTTTGCTTATACGCCTCTgggcaaaaggaaggaaattagTCTGGGGTCTTGAAATGAGTTAAATTACAGTTCCACGGGCAGGGAAAGAGTCAACATTAGAGGAATTAACTCTAAACTGACCTATACTACACTGTTACCAAGTTGGAACTCTGCAGAAATATGAAACAGAATTGAGTGCTTTGTTAGGTTGCCttcccagaagaaaaacaaaaagtaatgCTTCCACGCAACAGGAAGCTAACAAAAACTACTTCAAACTTCCTTCATATGCCCATTCTGCACTAAACAAAAGGAGGAGTAAGGCAGATAATCAGagggcagaaaaaaaggaaaataagtcCAGAAGAGTTTTGCCAGTTCAGCCATGGGCTGCtgcaaagctgaagaaaatttaaatgaaCCCAGAATTCAGAATAATGCAAAAGAATCAGACGTTCTCTAACAAAGCCTGCTGCCTTCAGCATTTGTTAATTACCTCTTCCATTCTGATTTTTACTTGACAGAAGTTGTATTCAAACCCTGTAAACCAGATTTCAGAAACTatcttccattttcttcctcatccATGAAATACTGACACCACCACTGAGCTGCATCTCCACATTTCAAGCACTGTCAGAGCCAGAGAGAATCggtttctgtatttctcctcCCACCTCTGAAACTTTTTCCTCCACACACAATTCCCCAAGTCAACTGCCTTCTACAACACATCCCTCTGATGTGCTGAAAAGGTGTATGAACTCCTGAAATTTTCATGGAGATAGTAGCTTGGAAAACTACCACACACCTGGGTAATCACAGCTGTCTCCCTTGCATGCGCTTTAATACAAATCCAGAAAACCACATCAAGCCTCACGAAGTTTTTTGTGCTCTTGGTTGTTTGAttatatttttgtggttttttttaaaaataaaagccttaaCACTCAGAAGTCTGCCCAAATACAAGATTTGTATCCCAGCATCCGGAGAACAATGCTGGACAAGCAATAAACTCCTATCTTAGGAAGCTTACATGGTGGAAAAACCACAAAAGTTATACAGGAATGGGACTGGGAACATAAAAACTTAAGCCTCGAACCCCAAACTCACAGGTTTTTTAAACTGTTCAGCCCCTAAATAACCACTTTCATTGACAGTTCCTCTTATTAGCCATCAACCACTACCTAAATATGGAGAGCAGGACGTGAGGAACAAAAGCTTTCATAAAGATCTAGCTGACCATCTCCATAGATGTCCTTCATCTCCtacacccaaaaatcccctatTTAAAACCAGATATCTATCTGGATACCACATTTTCCACTTAATTTCCCATTCTTTCAGCTTCCTGTCTTTGTGACAGACACAATAAACCACATTCATTGAACACTGGTAGAACACACAACTTCTAAGTGGCATTATATACAAACCAAGAGACTCACTTGAAATTGCTAACAATTTATAAACTCTGCTCTTGCATTAATCTGCATCAAGGTtctaggtttgttttttgtttttttcctccaaacatTCAGAATAAAAAAGACAGCTTTTAGCACTTGGCTTTCCTGCAAAAGTTCCTATTCAGGGAGACAAAGATCACTTAGTTCAGGTGCTAAATAAATGCATTCTAAACTGACTTTTAGAGTGTTCCTCCGTCATTTCTGCTCTTATTCCATAGAGGAACTCAAAGTGATGCAGTAAGGATTTCTTTgttgcagtttttaaaattctgacctgtaattaaaacattttcaagaaattaagtcaatatGTCCATGTTTTCAGTGGTATTTGAAACTTTAGAATTGCACTAACATAAGATGAGAGGAAACACACATTTAGTCGGGAAACCACATCTGATGGAGCTAAATCAGTCACATCAGGAAATAGATCTGGAATAAGAATTCCAGTACAAATTCCTTTTTATGCACCTTTTGACCAGTTACTGACATTTATCCAGAATGTGAAAATACACTTAAGGTAGTAATCTACATAAAATTTAAGGTTACAAAGGTCCAATTTaagacaaacaaaaccacatgaGACTATTCAAatcttttatgtttttatagAGATTTAACAGCAAAGTAACAACCTATTTATAGTTACCAATATTCTTCAAAACTACACTTTGagaacacagaaaattatttttcataggGAAAAGGACTTTTCCATAAATCCTAAAAGATGTAAAATGAATGGGAAAAGCCTGTATTGTTATTATGAATACTATATCAAAATAAAGACCATACTATTACATACAGCAGTGCCTaccgggggaaaaaaaagtatcattTTGTTATACAAATGGCAAGAAATAAATTATAGATTCTTTAGTTACCCTCCTAATGAAGAAAAACCAACCCACCACATTCACAGATGTGTTAATAAAACAGAACACGATCTCCTAAACCATCAAAGCCACCTCTTGTATTACTTCATCTCTAGAAAACactcctgcttttctctcctcctaTCATCCTTCCCAAAATATCTATTAGTTTGGTGGAGTTCATAATACTGAGATTCCCCCATTCAATTATTACTCATATAGTAAAccattatattaaaaaaaaaaaaaaaaaaaaaaaaagccctttcaCAACAGGTAACACACTGAAGCAAAGTCACATCACTAGGTAtcttgaaagaatttttttagttatttcaGCAAATTACACATTCAAGACATGAGTGCTATTCTAAGAATATTCCTTTCTGGATGAAGTATTCCAAGAGGGTACTAGCTGATTGCTGTGTCGCTACACGTGCTTAGTACCTTTAATATCCAAGGCTGAGGCCAAAAACAGCACAGAGCTTTTGACAAATAAGTACTATgtcattttcctttcatgtATACATTTTAACCTTCCTGCAAAATAAAAGGTCAACCAACACAAACATCAATCCCAGCCATGTTCCatgaaaactgcatttaaaacaTAATAGCACAAAagacaaattaatttcagaacTGTTTCTCTCTTGTTGAGTTGCCTGTAGAGTTTTACAGTCCTGTGAGAGACAATTTGTCCAGCAACCAGTGTCTCTTGCCTTTTTGTCAGATTTTAGGTCCATTAAATTTCCTGCATGGATTGATCTCAAAGATACACACACATATTCTGTAGAGAATCTCAGCCACAAACCCTGCTTTAAGAAATCCAGGGGCTGTGTTCCCCATCCACCACACAGGCAAAGGCATTCCCAAAAGGGGGCAAGGTAATAGCCTGATTTCAGGGGTAACAAAAAAAGGGTCAGATGGAGAAAGGAAGTGGTGAAATTTTGGACGTGGACAACACCAGTGAGATAACAAACTGTTCCAAATAACCgtgtaatatttaatattttctggcCCAAATCCAGTTGCGCTCCTGACCTTACCCAAGTTTAACAGAACCAGAGACGATTAAGGCAGATTAGCTTCGAGGAATGTGGGACTTCTCCAATTAATccaggagggggaaaaaatgtatcAAACAACCTAATGCCAAAGGAGAGTGAATTTTAAAGGGACACTGCAATACCACTTCACTCTTACACTAACATTTGCATTAAATACTTCAGTATGAATTCCcaaatgtttctcttttcagGCAAACTTTTTGTTTAATGCCTTTACTACAGCACTGCTCTTATCCCAGCGAAACTGCCAAGAACTGGGCTCCAGGCAGACGCGGCTCCAGTGCCAGGGCCTGCAGGATACCCTGCTCCCGGAGCACTGGAACAGGACTAACACAGAAACAACACAGCCAACACTGTTtcagccagaaaacaaaaaaagaacgGGAAATCAAAGAGTAAAGTCTACCCCTTGTCCCAAAAAAGCATCATCAGAGCACAGGAGGTCCGGGAAGAGAATAGATGTGAGAACTGGCAACGTACAGCATATGCTTCCCAATTAGTCGCGGGGATTTGAGGAGAACGATTCTCTGTTACAGCTGCAATTCTCACTGTACTCCAAAATCAGGTTTACAACCGGAAAATGAAACAGTATCAGATTTCTCCAAGAAGTGCAAAGGCTCCTCTGTGTGATCCAACTTCTGTGGCACCACCGGGCCGACACGAGCCGCGCTGAGGGGACGCCGCTCCCTTCGCCGCTGCAGACACCAGGGGCTGTCCCCGGGTTAAGGGACCGGAGCGCTGCCCCGATCCCCTTTGGATCACATGGTCCCAGCGAGCGCAGTACCCgaacaaaccaaaaataaatctCCAAAGCCCacacaccttaaaaaaaaaccccaaatcctaaAGAGAAGAAACCTCAACCACTTCCCTTGCGCTGCCGCTCGGGCTCCAAGAGGCAGCCACGGATTTACGCGCTCGcctgaggaggggaaggggcaAAGCCAGGCGGTCCGGCTCCGGCAGCGAGGGgacacctcctcctcctcccttccctttccctttgtttACTTTACGGACCGTCCCGCTCCACCTCGCCGCCTCCCGACACATCCGGTGGGAccggccggggctgcggggtGGGCAGGGCGCAGGGGGCGGCCGGATCCCCCAGGGTGGGGGACGGGGCAGGCGGGGCACCAGATGACCTCTCCCCGcagcctcctcctcttccatcccctTCCCATTCTGCCTTCCCGGGGAGGGAAGCGGCTCTGCCCAGAGACCCCCAACCCACACCGCGGTGCCTCCTGCGCTCCGGTGTCCGCGGCAGCCCCTCCCCGGGGACACAGGAACGGGCGGCACCAGGGACGATCTTCCTTTCCctgcggagccgccgccgctccccgaGCCGGGGGCTGGGGCGGGGGACACGGAAGGAGACGCCGCTGTCCCCCTACACCCCCTCCCCGTGATGTAAATCGGGGCCGCTTcgcccgccccctccccgggcagcGCTCGCCGCCGGCACTCACCCCGCTGCGGGCACGGCCGCCTCCGGCGCCGCGGCGAAGAGAAGCCgcggtggaggaggaggaggacgaagaggaggagaaggctccGGAGGGTCTGCGCGGGCAGTGCcgcctcccttctcctcccctccctccctccgtccCTCTCTCCCCGCCCTCCCGGCGCGCTGCACCATGGGATGCGCCGCTGCTCCCCCCCAACATGGCTGTGGGGGGATGGCGGTGCCGCCCCTCAGGGAGCGAGGCGGGGGAGGCGCGTCCCGTCCCCGCGCCCGCCTCAAgggctctcctctccctccctccctgcttctctctttccccGAGGCAGCGCAGATCCTGACGGGATCTGGCGAATTTGCTTGGGAAGAGTCGAAGTTTAACCCCTTGTTCTCGCTCAGTGGCACCGGCTGGCACAGTTGTTCTCTTGTTCTAGCACTGGGATATTCCAGTGTCCACATCAGTTGTGGAGTCTCTTTCCCTGGAGGTATCGCAGACCCAgtgcctgtgctctgggatcaccctgcttgagcaggaggTCGCACCAGATGACTCTGGGCAGAGCCTGGTGCTGATAGCGCCAAGTTTGTGGGTTCAGTCCCCGTGTGGGCCATTACAAATTGAGCTTGGTGATCCTtatgggttccttccaactcagagtattctgtgttctgtggcccactgtggtcccttccaaccttaccTAGTCTGTGGttatgtgattctgtgataatcTCTTTCAAGGAAATATTTGGAATTTACTTAAAAATGACCACAGTGTTTGAGTGCCCATTAGTCACTGTGTATATTTAATATTGTAAGTCCAAAATCACAGATTCATGGAATGAGAAAGGTTGGAAGGCACCACAGTGgcatcatctggtccaacctccctgctcaagcagggtcatcccagagcacaggcacaggattgtgtccagacagttCTGGAGTATCTCCAGTGAAAGAGACTCCACACTTTCTCTGGGCGATGGTGGAACTTCTGGGCATCAGTTCCTGCTCgttcctcttgtcccattgcTGGGCACACCAAGCAGAGCCTGGTCCAGGCTCTGAGCCCTCCTTGCAGACACTGACAGACAGGGATGAGGTCCCATGTCAGTTGTAtcttcttgaggctgaacagccccTGCTCCCTCATCTTTTCCTCATAAAAGAGAGATGTTCCAGTCCCTTCATCATCTCTGCTGAACCCACTCCAGGAGGTCCATgtcttgtactgaggagcccagagctggacattCCAGATGAAATGTGGGAGTTGGCCTCTTCCACCAGGCAAccagtgacagaacaagaggatatggcctcaagctgcaccaagaGAGGCTCATGTTGGACATCAGTGAGAATTTTTTCGTGGGAAcggttgtcaagcattggaggaggctgcccagggaggtggtggagtcaccatccctggaggtattcaagaaatgactggacatggcactctGTGCTATGGTTTAGTTGACATGGTTgtgtttggtcaaaggttgggCTCAatgattttggaggttttttccagccttactgattccatgattctgggaAAGAGCCATTTTAAATGCCTCTATTAACCTTTCCCTTATCTCTCATGGCAGCTGAACTTGGTTTTTGCTCTCTTGCCTGCGTCAGGCAGCTGGAGCTTGAGCAGATCCCAGATTTCCACCTCTGGAAGTTACCGTGTGTCTGGAAACAGGAGGCAGGggcacagaatcatagaatatcctgactTGGATGGGACTCACAAAGACCATCGAGTCTAGCTCCTGGACCTGCATCTAACAAGGGTTGATAGAAAACTACTCAATATAATCAGTGGTATTTGGAATGTGAATTTCACTGATAAAATCTGGGCAGTTTACTTCAGAGTAAGACAAGTCCTACTCTTAAACTTACCTACATTTATTAGTTTACCAGGCACCATAAGGAAAGTCAAGGGGGATATGGGACAAGTAGGGGCCTAGATTGTAAACACAGTTTTTCAGGTGAATCCCACCTGAAATGTCCCAAGCCCCTCCAGGAGCCAATCCATTAGGTAAGCTCTGAGCATGATACAAATGCACTGATCAACGTATAAAAATGATTCCTAGAAACTCTCTTTTAAACAGCAGTCCAGTATTCCCATCCATCTGTTGCAGAAATGCTGGGACATAACCAGCAGGCTGTTGGATATCCTGGAGACAGGATACCAAATACACTGTACCCTTTCTACTGAAGCTGGATCACtatacagaaataaaggaaggaaggagggagggaagaatgatttcagttattttataattattggTCTTGGGATCACTATTGATGCTCTTGACAGAAGAGGTAGAAATGTGCTAATTAAAATTACTGATGCCAGAAAGTTGGGAGACATCAATAAAAATGATATTCATGGTaacacacaggaaaaataaaatactccTGAGGACTGGAATggtaaaaatgaaaggaaatgacTGAGCGAAATAAGAGCATGTGTTCTGATTAATATACAGAGAAGGAGTGGTATAAATActggaaacagaaaatgaaagggGAAACGGAGCTTGATCAATTTTTATGATAGAGTTGTTACCAACAGAAGGGAATTGCACTAAATGACCCTTCCATGCATTTGGTCCCAATTACTGATCATTTCTCCTCTGTCTCTGCTTTCACCCAAAGATGTCAGAGTGCTGTAGCCTCTGAGCAAACTTGTGAAGAAGATAGGTATCCCCATTTTTCACACTGGAAAGCTGAAACTGTATTTGAGTTGCCAAAAACACGAATAGTTCACTGGATGAACAGGCCTAAAAGCAAACAGCTCCTCTCCAGGGCTGTATCCTGTGCATTCAGGAGAGCAGCAATATCTACTTTCTGTCATGCATTATATATCCAGTTGATTTCATATAAAGGTTTAATAAATATTCTGCATTTAGGCATTTTTTCAAATGTTCtttctttaataaataattattattccTGTATTTTTAGAACTTTATGTTCTGCAGATTCTCTGAACATCGGTGTACCAATTCTCTCCAATTTGCTGGTGGAAAAACTATTAAAGAGTTATTTAGGTGATTTATGGAGGAGAGAGAATAAATCCAGAGCAGTGGTAGAGCTGTGAATCTGAATCTTACATTCTGTTCTTCCTTCTAATAGTTTCACTTTTTcatatggaaaaaaaggatgttGTCTGAAATCCCTGGGAGATCCTGAACATTCTGTTTCAGGTCCTGGTGACTgtttttttattggtttcttgttgcttttcttcatcAGAAGATTGTTTGTAAAAGCAGGAGCCTTCAGCAAAGTACTGACTTTGATAAAAATGTGAGGGAATCTTCCTTGTGTTACAGTATCCAAGTTTTAGTCAAATGTAGAGAAAGCTCCAAAAAAGCTGATGATTTTGATGAGCTctcagctgggaaaggggagatggTGGCACAGTGGTGATGTCCAGTGAAAAGTTTCTTCATTATCCAAACTGATAATCTCAGCAGAAACTCATGAGGCACGAGCAGGGTGAGAGTCAGTGTTTCTGTCAGCAATACAAGGCACCCACATACAAATCTCTGTCATTTTTTCCTTGCCAGCTTTAGGGCTTCATCCAAACAAATTGCCTATGAGAAAGGCACTTCCAGTagcccatccatccatccatccatccatccatccatccatccatccatcatccatcatccatccatccatccatccatccatccatccatccatccatcctatTGAGAATCCAATGAATCACTGTCTGATTACCCCTATTTTTCTCAATTTAGTGAGGGAAAGCCCTGGTAATTAGCCCAAATCTTTACTCAGCTAGACTTTTACAAGTTGTGGCTTGCTCCTTTGCCTTCTAAGATCCTTGTCTTCTTCTGTTTCTTGAGAACTTGTGtagaaatgtaaaattattttcttgcccACTCTGTCTACACAGAAGTTGTTGGTAGGTGGAAAAGACAAGTGTCCCTATCATTTATTATGGAATGATTAATATGGAAGGAAGACATTTAGTTTAATACTACTGGTATTATCTAAGCAGTCCATGCCATTACCTCATTTAATTTACAGGGCTTATTAAACCTGGTATAAACAAAAAGGTAGGAAATTTCATTATAGTGTAGCATGTATTGTCTTTCCTTCTATTAAGTGATGGAGCTGGGGATAATAGCTCTGAAGAGAAGGAGTTCTTTCCTGTGTTTGggagcacagctgcagccaggcatCCTCCACTTTTCTGCAGGATGGTAAATATTCCTTAAAGGAACCAGAATGAGCAGGTAGCTCTGAACTGCAGGGCTATTTCAAGCTGTGCTGATGAAATAGGGATTtgggggacaaaaaaaaaaaaaggagagaaaatggcAAGATGCTAAATATTTCACATAATACACAGTAATATCCTTCACTGTCagatgattttttctttttttaaatcacctAAATCAACCTCAGATGAAAAAGTCTGCTGTGTATGTAAGGAGTCAACATAGTACTCTGGTATTGGTGAAGGAAAAGTACATAGTAAATACCAATAAAGGCACTAAAATATCACCACTTCTGGGCAGTGCCTAGAGTAGGAGCTGAATAGAAAGTTGCCAGTGGAGGTTTTTCtaatttattaaacaaaacaaaacacaaagaaattctTAAGAAAAGCTCCAAGGGAAACTGGTAAACCCACACAGGATCAGGAAGGAAatttcaggtaaaaaaaatctagtgtgaaaaaaacaaatcagcaGCTGGGGGACCCACTTGATGAGTTGCTGTTATTAACTAAGACCTCCAAAGCAAATGTTAATGTGTTAATTAGAGGCAGGGTAATAACCTCCTAGATTTCCCAgtgggaaacaaaacaaaacaaaaacaagacaATTTCTGTTCTGGATTTAACTGGCTGAAACCAAACATGGCATGAAAGGAGCCCTCCCAGTACTGAGTCTGCATTTTCTGATGTGGGTTTGCAGCATCACTGCCCCAGTGGTACTGTACACCTGCAGCACGATCAGGTGCAGTCATGGGACCCAGGAGTTCATTTATCTTTCTAGAAATTCAAACAAAATCCCTCTCCTGACTGGTAGCTTTGATTTctagaaagaaaggaaatatcCTGCATTTGCTTAGTGAGACTGGTTCCAAGGAAGAAATGAAGTCAGGACCCTCTCAGGTGGAGCCCTGGTACAAtggcaaaggaaggaaaattcatGATCTATCCTTAAGGGGCTAAACTTCCCATCACAGAGTCTTgtctttgcattttattttggctTCCAAGACTGAACTCAacttcttgggatttttttctctcccaacCAAACCTCAGGCAAACTTGGTGCTGAGCCAAATCAAgccatgtattttaaaattgcattctCTTGAGACCCAGAAGCACGAAGGAATGGAGATCTTAAGGATATTTAGAAACATATTAATTCTTAGACTCAtattctgctgttttctgtaattttgctGCCTTATGCTGTGGTGCCCACTGTTCCCAGCAAGGCTCAGGGGGGAGGGAGGGTGTTCAGGACTGTGCCCAGTCAGTGGAGCACACTCCTGGGACAGCCAGGATTAGAGCCCCAGGGCTTGCATTCCAGGATTGCACTTG
It encodes the following:
- the LOC131575560 gene encoding uncharacterized protein LOC131575560; the encoded protein is MWTLEYPSARTREQLCQPVPLSENKGLNFDSSQANSPDPVRICAASGKERSREGGRGEPLRRARGRDAPPPPRSLRGGTAIPPQPCWGGAAAHPMVQRAGRAGREGRREGGEEKGGGTARADPPEPSPPLRPPPPPPRLLFAAAPEAAVPAAGPRLGERRRLRRERKIVPGAARSCVPGEGLPRTPERRRHRGVGWGSLGRAASLPGKAEWEGDGRGGGCGERSSGAPPAPSPTLGDPAAPCALPTPQPRPVPPDVSGGGEVERDGP